A region of Kribbella sp. NBC_01245 DNA encodes the following proteins:
- the nirD gene encoding nitrite reductase small subunit NirD: MSVPIMTATTICAYEALFPERGVAALLGDRQIALFRTHDGAVYALDNQDPFSGANVLSRGIVGSRGEIPTVASPMYKQVFDLRTGQCLDDPEVSVATYPVSVVDGLVVVGHGVVGYGDN; encoded by the coding sequence ATGAGTGTTCCGATCATGACCGCCACCACCATCTGCGCGTACGAGGCGTTGTTCCCCGAGCGGGGCGTCGCGGCCCTGTTGGGGGACCGGCAGATCGCGTTGTTCCGCACGCACGACGGTGCGGTCTACGCGCTGGACAACCAGGATCCCTTCAGCGGTGCCAACGTGCTGTCGCGCGGCATCGTCGGCAGCCGCGGCGAGATCCCGACCGTGGCCTCGCCGATGTACAAGCAGGTGTTCGACCTGCGGACCGGGCAGTGCCTGGACGATCCCGAGGTCAGCGTCGCTACTTACCCGGTGTCCGTCGTAGACGGCCTGGTGGTTGTGGGGCATGGCGTGGTGGGGTATGGCGACAACTAA
- a CDS encoding MarR family winged helix-turn-helix transcriptional regulator — protein MSSGLGVDDGIRTMLLLMPRLVGRIKRLQVPPEIAGLQLAPRHLSLFAYLQFDGPLGVNDLAARLEVTPATVSLMVGELTRKGILDRQADPEDRRKAIVTIAEDQRPAVDAWLSQSAKAWRAALEPLTPAQRQLFVETFSRYEREISES, from the coding sequence ATGTCAAGCGGCTTGGGTGTGGACGACGGCATTCGGACCATGCTGCTGCTGATGCCGCGGCTGGTCGGCCGGATCAAACGCCTGCAGGTGCCGCCGGAGATCGCCGGCCTGCAGCTCGCGCCGCGCCACCTCTCGCTGTTCGCCTACCTGCAGTTCGACGGGCCGCTCGGCGTGAACGACCTGGCCGCCCGGCTCGAGGTCACCCCGGCCACGGTCAGCCTGATGGTGGGGGAGCTGACGCGTAAGGGCATCCTCGACCGCCAGGCCGATCCCGAAGACCGTCGCAAGGCCATCGTCACGATCGCCGAGGACCAACGCCCGGCCGTCGACGCCTGGCTCTCCCAAAGCGCCAAGGCCTGGCGGGCCGCCCTCGAACCCCTCACTCCGGCCCAACGGCAACTCTTCGTCGAAACCTTCAGCAGGTACGAACGCGAGATCTCGGAGTCCTAG
- a CDS encoding acyl-CoA dehydrogenase family protein, producing the protein MSFELSPEHNEFRASVRDFAQAEIAPYAAEWDRKHHFPVDVVHKMGELGLFGLTAPEEYGGADGDFTSLCVAIEEISRVDQSMGITLEAAVGLGINPILTYGTDAQKQAWLPDLVAGKRLAGFGLTEPESGSDAGATKTRAVLEGDEWVVNGSKQFITNSGSSITSVVTVTARTGERADGKPEISTIIVPSGTPGFVAEAPYDKLGWHASDTHPLSFTDCRVPSANLLGERGKGFGQFLATLDDGRVAISAVALGCIKACLEMSVQYAGERKTFGVPIGAKQGVAFQIADLQVMAHAAEMLTYKAAALKDKGAPIKEFKQAAAVAKLYSTEAAVTATRIATQVFGGYGFMEEYPVTRFYRDAKILEIGEGTSEVQRMLIARGLGLPVE; encoded by the coding sequence ATGTCTTTCGAGCTGTCCCCTGAGCACAACGAGTTCCGCGCCAGCGTGCGCGACTTCGCCCAGGCCGAGATCGCGCCGTACGCCGCCGAGTGGGACCGCAAGCACCACTTCCCGGTCGACGTGGTGCACAAGATGGGCGAGCTGGGCCTGTTCGGTCTGACCGCGCCCGAGGAGTACGGCGGCGCGGACGGCGACTTCACCAGCCTGTGCGTGGCGATCGAGGAGATCAGCCGGGTCGACCAGTCGATGGGCATCACGCTCGAGGCCGCCGTCGGGCTCGGCATCAACCCGATCCTGACGTACGGCACCGACGCGCAGAAGCAGGCGTGGCTGCCCGACCTGGTCGCGGGCAAGCGGCTCGCGGGCTTCGGTCTGACCGAGCCGGAATCCGGGTCCGACGCCGGCGCCACGAAGACCCGCGCCGTACTTGAGGGTGACGAGTGGGTCGTCAACGGCTCCAAGCAGTTCATCACCAACTCGGGTTCGTCGATCACCTCGGTGGTCACCGTCACCGCGCGCACCGGTGAGCGGGCTGACGGCAAGCCCGAGATCTCCACGATCATCGTCCCGAGTGGCACGCCCGGTTTCGTGGCCGAGGCGCCGTACGACAAGCTCGGCTGGCACGCCTCCGACACGCATCCGCTGAGCTTCACCGACTGCCGGGTGCCCTCGGCGAACCTGCTTGGCGAGCGCGGCAAGGGCTTCGGCCAGTTCCTCGCGACGCTGGACGACGGCCGCGTCGCGATCTCCGCGGTGGCGCTCGGCTGCATCAAGGCGTGCCTCGAGATGTCCGTGCAGTACGCCGGTGAGCGCAAGACCTTCGGGGTGCCGATCGGCGCCAAGCAGGGTGTGGCGTTCCAGATCGCGGACCTGCAGGTGATGGCCCATGCGGCCGAGATGCTGACGTACAAGGCCGCCGCGCTGAAGGACAAGGGCGCGCCGATCAAGGAGTTCAAGCAGGCTGCCGCGGTCGCGAAGCTCTACAGCACCGAGGCCGCCGTCACCGCGACCCGGATCGCGACTCAGGTCTTCGGTGGCTACGGCTTCATGGAGGAATACCCGGTCACCCGCTTCTACCGCGACGCGAAGATCCTCGAGATCGGCGAGGGTACGTCAGAGGTGCAGCGGATGCTGATCGCGCGTGGTCTAGGCCTCCCCGTCGAATGA
- a CDS encoding MerR family transcriptional regulator, producing MSADSRTWSIAELAAEYDVTLRTIRFYEDRGLLTPERRGTVRVYHPRDRVRLGLILRGKRLGFSLDEIATIVDMYDAEPGEKGQLAYLLDQITSRRTELEQRRRDIDETLAELAEVERRCQADLHALRD from the coding sequence GTGAGTGCCGACAGCCGGACCTGGTCGATCGCCGAACTGGCGGCCGAGTACGACGTCACGCTGCGCACCATCCGGTTCTACGAGGACCGGGGCCTGCTCACGCCCGAACGGCGCGGCACGGTCCGGGTCTACCACCCGCGCGACCGGGTCCGGCTCGGCCTGATCCTGCGCGGCAAACGCCTCGGTTTCAGCCTGGACGAGATCGCGACGATCGTGGACATGTACGACGCGGAGCCCGGCGAAAAGGGGCAACTGGCCTACCTACTGGACCAGATCACGTCACGCCGCACCGAGCTCGAGCAAAGACGCCGCGACATCGACGAGACCCTGGCCGAACTGGCCGAGGTAGAACGCCGCTGCCAAGCCGACCTCCACGCCCTCCGCGACTAG
- a CDS encoding nitroreductase/quinone reductase family protein, with protein sequence MSDFNRQLIEEFRANQGRLSGMFEGARLLLLTTTGARSGRPHTTPAAYHADDDRLLIYASNRGADEHPAWYFNLRANPEVQVELGAETFQARATIQESAERDRLFAEQVARDPRFGEYEAATNRVIPVIALTRIEARVGAATAHLKAIHQGLRDNLASLRASVDDYLSGQTKSVELPQLVDDLRTHCLAFCGSLRAHHTREDSVFDQLNLGPAADRLRREHEIVAELNDQIADLVGQLGNSDGNSDGKGDDARLRDELARLSDQLEAHFDYEEAHLGPALDAA encoded by the coding sequence TTGAGCGATTTCAACCGGCAGTTGATCGAGGAGTTCCGGGCCAACCAGGGCCGGTTGAGCGGCATGTTCGAGGGCGCGCGCCTGCTGCTGCTGACCACCACCGGCGCCCGCTCGGGTCGACCCCACACCACCCCTGCCGCCTACCACGCTGACGACGACCGTCTGCTCATCTACGCGTCCAACCGAGGCGCCGACGAGCATCCCGCCTGGTACTTCAACCTCCGCGCCAACCCCGAGGTCCAGGTCGAGCTGGGCGCCGAGACGTTCCAGGCCCGCGCCACCATCCAGGAAAGCGCCGAGCGTGATCGCCTCTTCGCCGAGCAGGTCGCCCGCGACCCACGCTTCGGCGAGTACGAGGCCGCCACCAACCGCGTCATCCCAGTCATCGCACTCACCCGCATCGAGGCCCGCGTGGGTGCGGCGACGGCTCACCTCAAGGCCATTCACCAAGGCCTTCGGGACAACCTGGCGTCGCTCCGAGCGAGCGTCGACGACTACCTGAGCGGGCAGACCAAGTCGGTCGAGCTGCCGCAGTTGGTCGACGATCTGCGCACGCATTGCCTGGCCTTCTGCGGTTCGCTGCGAGCACACCACACGCGCGAGGACAGCGTCTTCGACCAGCTCAACCTCGGCCCGGCAGCCGACCGTCTTCGCCGCGAGCACGAGATCGTGGCCGAGCTCAACGACCAGATCGCCGATCTGGTCGGCCAACTAGGCAACAGCGACGGCAACAGCGACGGCAAGGGCGATGACGCGAGGTTGCGGGACGAACTCGCCCGGCTATCGGACCAACTGGAAGCGCATTTCGACTACGAGGAAGCCCATCTCGGCCCAGCGCTGGATGCCGCCTGA
- a CDS encoding acyl-CoA carboxylase subunit beta, translating into MSRDHWTEFKVAREATIAPPEKAAAKLASQNKLYVRDRIALLLDEGSFVEDAQLANALNPGLPADGVVTGRGLVDGRPALVVANDPTVKAGSWGARTVEKIVRMTEVAIRDELPIFWLIDSAGARITDQVDLFPGRRGAGRIFHNQVALSGKVPQICCLFGPSAAGGAYIPAFCDLVIMVDGNASMYLGSPRMAEMVVGEKVTLEEMGGARMHTSVSGCGDLLASDDAEAIDLAKQYFSYLPGSWQSSPPSYDAGEAGRAFTRDLVPAEESIGFDIHDVIDAIADADSFFEVKPSYAAELVTGFGLLAGQVVGFVANQPAVKGGVLFVDSADKAARFIWLCDAFNVPLIYLCDVPGFMIGSEVERAGIIRHGAKMITAVSEATVPTVSVIVRKAYGAGLYAMCGPGFSPDACIALPTAKIAVMGPEAAINAVYYNKIQEISDETERVEYVSKLREEYETDIDILRLAADLVIDAIVEPEHLREDLIARLAAAQTKSRHFSNRRHGVPPV; encoded by the coding sequence ATGAGCCGGGATCACTGGACAGAGTTCAAGGTCGCGCGCGAGGCGACGATCGCTCCGCCTGAGAAGGCGGCGGCCAAACTCGCTTCGCAGAACAAGTTGTACGTCCGCGACCGGATCGCACTGTTGCTCGACGAGGGTTCGTTCGTCGAAGACGCGCAGCTGGCCAACGCGCTGAACCCGGGTCTCCCGGCTGACGGCGTGGTCACCGGCCGCGGGCTGGTCGATGGACGGCCGGCGCTCGTCGTCGCGAACGACCCGACCGTGAAGGCCGGTTCGTGGGGCGCGCGTACGGTCGAGAAGATCGTCCGGATGACCGAGGTGGCGATCCGCGACGAGCTGCCGATCTTCTGGTTGATCGACTCGGCGGGTGCGCGCATCACCGACCAGGTGGACCTGTTCCCGGGGCGTCGTGGCGCCGGCCGGATCTTCCACAACCAGGTCGCGCTCTCGGGCAAGGTGCCGCAGATCTGCTGCCTGTTCGGGCCGTCCGCCGCTGGTGGCGCATACATCCCGGCCTTTTGCGATCTCGTCATCATGGTCGACGGCAACGCCTCGATGTACCTGGGTTCGCCGCGAATGGCCGAGATGGTCGTCGGGGAGAAGGTCACGCTCGAGGAAATGGGCGGCGCTCGGATGCACACCAGCGTCTCGGGATGTGGTGACCTGCTCGCGTCCGACGACGCCGAGGCGATCGACCTGGCCAAGCAGTACTTCTCGTACCTCCCGGGCTCCTGGCAGTCCAGCCCTCCGTCGTACGACGCGGGGGAGGCGGGCCGTGCGTTCACGCGTGACCTGGTGCCGGCCGAGGAGAGCATCGGGTTCGACATCCACGACGTGATCGACGCCATCGCGGACGCGGACTCGTTCTTCGAGGTCAAGCCGTCGTACGCGGCGGAGCTGGTGACCGGCTTCGGTCTGCTGGCGGGGCAGGTCGTCGGGTTCGTGGCGAATCAGCCCGCGGTCAAGGGTGGCGTGTTGTTCGTCGACTCGGCGGATAAGGCGGCGCGGTTCATTTGGTTGTGCGACGCGTTCAACGTTCCGTTGATCTACTTGTGCGATGTGCCGGGGTTCATGATCGGGTCCGAGGTTGAGCGGGCTGGAATTATCCGGCATGGCGCGAAAATGATCACCGCTGTTTCTGAGGCGACTGTGCCGACGGTTTCGGTGATCGTGCGAAAGGCTTATGGGGCAGGGCTTTACGCGATGTGCGGTCCGGGTTTTTCGCCCGACGCGTGTATCGCGTTGCCGACGGCGAAGATCGCGGTAATGGGTCCGGAGGCGGCGATCAATGCCGTTTACTACAACAAGATCCAGGAAATCTCGGACGAGACCGAGCGGGTCGAGTACGTGTCGAAACTGCGCGAGGAATACGAAACCGACATCGACATCCTCCGCCTCGCCGCCGACCTCGTCATCGACGCCATCGTCGAACCGGAACACCTCCGCGAAGACCTGATCGCCCGCCTAGCCGCCGCCCAAACCAAGTCCCGCCACTTCTCCAACCGCCGCCACGGCGTCCCCCCGGTCTAA
- a CDS encoding GNAT family N-acetyltransferase — protein MQSTITYLEQTSPDDLIPARAPAEPVEVRRAEVPSPEFHRFLYSAVGGDWHWRGKLAWDWDQWMEWLTQPGFEAWVAWVRGTPAGYTAFTGREGTEVEIENFGLLPAFIGRGIGGHLLATTLQHAWTLPERHPDFKPVKRVWLHTNTLDGPHALANYQARGLRPYRTTTEERPDADAPPPGPWPNANRRA, from the coding sequence GTGCAATCGACGATCACCTATCTCGAACAGACCAGCCCCGATGACCTGATCCCCGCCCGCGCCCCCGCCGAACCAGTGGAGGTACGGCGAGCCGAGGTGCCGTCGCCGGAGTTCCACCGGTTCCTCTACTCCGCCGTCGGTGGCGACTGGCATTGGCGGGGGAAACTCGCCTGGGACTGGGACCAGTGGATGGAGTGGCTGACGCAACCCGGCTTCGAGGCGTGGGTCGCGTGGGTGCGCGGTACGCCGGCCGGCTACACGGCGTTCACCGGCCGCGAGGGCACCGAGGTGGAGATCGAGAACTTCGGCCTCCTACCCGCGTTCATCGGCCGGGGTATCGGCGGCCACCTCCTCGCCACAACCCTCCAACACGCCTGGACATTGCCCGAGCGCCACCCGGACTTCAAGCCGGTCAAACGCGTCTGGCTGCATACCAACACCCTCGACGGCCCCCACGCCCTCGCCAACTACCAGGCCCGCGGCCTACGCCCGTACCGCACGACCACCGAAGAACGCCCCGACGCCGACGCCCCTCCCCCCGGCCCCTGGCCCAACGCCAACCGCCGGGCATAG
- a CDS encoding sirohydrochlorin chelatase, producing MTDLVAVAHGTADPRGIAAVRSLVREMASLRPELPMSLGYVDVQEPALPGLVSRVVADSKQTVLVPLLLSSGYHVGVDIGREVVRRSGQVVAAPALGPSPVLADVLVDRLGDLRGIDSVVLAAAGSSDRAALLDCSATAALLGERLGRSVEVGYISGAGERLGPVIARTPGRVAVATYLLAPGFFADRARHISLKAGAVRCSAPLGADTRIAALALQRYDHARRSLLVPSA from the coding sequence ATGACCGATCTCGTTGCTGTCGCGCATGGTACGGCGGACCCGCGAGGGATCGCTGCGGTCCGGTCGTTGGTACGGGAAATGGCCTCGCTGCGGCCGGAACTGCCAATGTCGTTGGGATACGTCGATGTGCAGGAGCCGGCGCTGCCCGGGTTGGTCTCGCGGGTTGTTGCCGATAGCAAGCAAACCGTGTTGGTGCCGTTGTTGCTGAGCAGTGGGTATCACGTGGGCGTGGACATCGGTCGCGAGGTCGTACGTCGTTCCGGCCAGGTCGTCGCGGCACCCGCGCTCGGCCCGTCGCCCGTGTTGGCCGACGTACTGGTCGATCGGTTGGGCGACCTTCGTGGGATCGACTCGGTCGTGCTCGCGGCCGCTGGTTCGTCGGATCGCGCGGCCTTGCTCGATTGCTCCGCGACTGCTGCGTTGTTGGGCGAGCGCCTCGGGCGTTCCGTCGAGGTCGGCTACATCTCCGGCGCGGGCGAACGCCTCGGCCCGGTCATCGCCCGTACGCCCGGCCGGGTGGCCGTCGCGACGTACCTCCTCGCCCCCGGCTTCTTCGCCGACCGCGCCCGCCACATCTCGTTGAAGGCAGGCGCCGTCCGCTGCTCGGCCCCCCTCGGCGCCGACACCCGAATCGCCGCCCTCGCCTTGCAACGCTACGACCACGCCCGCCGTTCGCTATTGGTCCCGTCTGCATAG
- a CDS encoding uroporphyrinogen-III synthase, with protein MATTKPGPLSGCTLVVTAHRRADDLIASFERRGAKVMHAPTLQIVPIEEDSALVEATRRVIANPPHDVVVTTAVGFRGWVEAADTVGLAADLLGTLEQTRILARGPKARGAIRAAGLVEHWSAKSETTAEVVEWLQTEGVDGRKIVVQLHGMSDPGSLEALRSAGASVRGIEVYRWGPAPDEAVVEKAIGQICAGAVDALVHTSAPGAQALLDTAALNGQYDELVAALRTGRVMNACVGPITALPFRAIGLDPVVPDRFRLGALIRIVTDKLIDDNARSIETELGSLVIRGGAAVLDGTVLPLGPGPRAVLAALVAAGGDVVSRPALLSVLPGAEDVHAVEVTVNRLRTAIGKPELVRTVVRRGYRLAVAGGAG; from the coding sequence ATGGCGACAACTAAGCCGGGGCCGCTTAGCGGCTGCACTCTGGTCGTCACGGCGCACCGGCGCGCCGACGACCTGATCGCCTCGTTCGAGCGGCGCGGCGCGAAGGTAATGCACGCGCCGACGCTGCAGATCGTGCCGATCGAGGAGGACTCGGCCCTGGTCGAGGCGACCCGGCGAGTGATCGCCAACCCGCCGCACGATGTCGTCGTCACCACCGCGGTCGGCTTCCGCGGCTGGGTCGAGGCGGCCGATACCGTCGGGCTCGCGGCGGACCTGCTCGGCACGCTCGAGCAGACCCGGATCCTGGCCCGCGGCCCGAAGGCCCGGGGCGCGATCCGGGCGGCCGGGCTGGTCGAGCACTGGTCCGCGAAGTCCGAGACCACGGCCGAGGTGGTCGAGTGGCTGCAGACCGAAGGCGTGGACGGCCGCAAGATCGTCGTACAACTGCATGGCATGTCCGATCCCGGTTCGCTGGAGGCGCTGCGCTCGGCCGGCGCCTCCGTCCGCGGGATCGAGGTGTACCGCTGGGGGCCCGCGCCCGACGAGGCCGTGGTGGAGAAGGCGATCGGCCAGATCTGTGCGGGTGCGGTCGACGCGCTCGTGCACACCTCGGCGCCGGGCGCGCAGGCGTTGCTGGACACCGCGGCACTGAACGGGCAGTACGACGAGTTGGTGGCCGCGCTGCGAACCGGTCGGGTGATGAACGCCTGCGTCGGACCGATCACCGCGCTGCCGTTCCGCGCCATCGGCCTCGACCCGGTGGTGCCGGACCGGTTTCGCCTCGGCGCGCTGATCCGGATCGTCACCGACAAGCTGATCGACGACAACGCCCGGTCGATCGAGACGGAACTCGGCTCGCTGGTGATCCGTGGTGGCGCCGCCGTACTCGATGGCACGGTCTTGCCGCTCGGCCCGGGCCCACGCGCCGTACTCGCCGCCCTGGTGGCCGCGGGTGGTGACGTGGTGTCGCGTCCCGCGTTGCTCTCGGTACTACCGGGGGCCGAGGACGTCCACGCCGTCGAGGTGACCGTCAACCGATTGCGCACCGCGATCGGCAAACCCGAACTTGTTCGTACGGTCGTGCGCCGGGGGTACCGGCTGGCCGTGGCTGGAGGTGCCGGATGA